A genomic stretch from Lathyrus oleraceus cultivar Zhongwan6 chromosome 2, CAAS_Psat_ZW6_1.0, whole genome shotgun sequence includes:
- the LOC127123872 gene encoding uncharacterized protein LOC127123872, whose amino-acid sequence MLETQISPVAQQQATTVAPAGAFPGQPQVNLKGHANAIILQSGIELDRPIDPRIQSTGMHQDPGKITEKEDELKEEKSEKAVEKEEPYVPPPPYKPPILYPQRLVKPKSVGQFKKFVELLKQLNITIPFTEVITQMPSYAKFLKEILSNKWKIEDNETVTLTAECSAIIQNNMPPKLKDPGSFSIPYVIGKFVIDKTLCDLGSSISLMPLSICEMLKMGELRPTRMSIQLADRSVKFPVGMLENVPVHIGQFYISTDFIIMDIKEDSNIPIILGRPFLATVGAIIDVKKGKLTFEVDEEKVEFILTQFLKAPAIDDTCCLLDVIDECVREMENGQTSYFEILKILRPFTFEDENWRKEYQDDNLSECLALTPNHMPCPKKPTLELKTLPKNLRYEFLDIELERPVIVNGDLGQIEIKKLLHVLRKYPTALDYNI is encoded by the coding sequence atgttagaaacaCAAATTTCGCcagtggctcaacaacaagcaaCTACTGTTGCCCCTGCAGGTGCATTTCCTGGACAACCACAAGTAAACCTGAAAGGTCATGCAAATGCTATTATACTGCAAAGTGGGATAGAATTAGACAGACCAATTGATCCTAGAATTCAAAGTACAGGCATGCACCAAGACCCTGGTAAGATAACTGAGAAGGAAGATGAACTAAAGGAAGAGAAAAGCGAAAAGGCCGTAGAGAAAGAAGAACCAtatgtgcctccaccaccgtATAAACCTCCTATCTtgtatcctcaaagacttgttAAACCCAAAAGTGTAGGGCAATTCAAGAAATTTGTAGAGCTTCTGAAACAATTGAATATCACAATACCCTTTACAGAAGTCATCACTCAAATGCCCTCTTACGCTAAGTTTCTTAAGGAGATCTTATCTAACAAGTGGAAGATCGAGGATAACGAAACtgttacacttactgctgagtgtagcgctATAATTCAAAACAATATGCCTCCTAAGCTGAAAGACCCAGGGAGTTTCTCCATACCCTATGTAATTGGAAAGTTTGTCATAGACAAAACACTATGCGACTTAGGATCCAGTATCAGCttaatgcccttgtccatatgtGAAATGCTTAAAATGGGAGAGTTGAGACCAACTAGGATGTCCATACAACTTGCAGATCGTTCTGTTAAATTTCCCGTAGGTATGCTAGAGAACGTTCCAGTGCACATAGGCCAATTCTATATTTCTACTGatttcataatcatggacataAAGGAGGATTCCAATATCCCTATCatattaggaaggccattcttaGCCACTGTCGGAGCTATTATAGATGTAAAGAAAGGCAAGCTAACCTTTGAAGTCGATGAGGAAAAAGTCGAATTTATTTTGACGCAATTCTTAAAGGCACCAGCTATAGACGATACATGTTGTCTGCTAGATGTCATCGACGAATGTGTAAGAGAAATGGAGAATGGACAAACATCATACTTTGAAATACTGAAAATTCTAAGGCCTTTtacttttgaagatgaaaattgGCGTAAGGAATACCAAGATGACAACCTAAGTGAATGTCTAGCACTAACACCCAATCATATGCCTTGCCCGAAGAAACCAACATTAGAACTTAAAACGCTACCCAAGAATTTAAGGTATGAATTCCTAGACATTGAACTCGAGCGACCTGTAATAGTTAATGGAGACTTAGGGCAGATAGAAATCAAAAAACTCCTACACGTTTTAAGGAAATACCCAACTGCTTTAGACTACAATATCTaa